Genomic window (Vigna unguiculata cultivar IT97K-499-35 chromosome 10, ASM411807v1, whole genome shotgun sequence):
AACATTTTGGCAGCTGAAGATGTAAATAAATACTTCAACTTTTGACATTTGTATATATTCACTTCTTTCAGACAAGAGAAAGACACTGTAGAAGTGAAATGTACTCCTAATGTTGTCAAATAGTGAGAGTCGGAAACAAATAATTTGTGGAGCCTCTCAAATATGTTTAAGCTTGAGGAGTACTCTAACTCGAATAACTGTGTAGTGGACACATTGCATAGCTTCACTATTGTCAACTTTCCCAGCATCTCCTCCTCGCCAATTTTAGGGTTTTTAGCAAGGAAATTCTTGAGACTTACACAGCTGCTTATATCCATTTCTATTAAATTTGGAGCCTTGAGTATTTCAACCGGCAACATGGGCATTTCATTTTCCTTAGCGCGAAAGAAACACAAGGAAATGCTGTTTAAATTTGTGAGGCGTTCTATAGATTTCTGTGACTTAAACCATAAGCTTAATGCCAAAATTTGTTTGCAATCAAGAGTCAGTTTCTCCAGGTTGGAAATGACCTAACAATTAGAGCCAAAACCAAATAACATTGAAAGGTGTGTGAAATAAACAAAAgaggaaagaagaagaaaatcggAAATAAAGATTCTATGAAGCTTTACTTACATTTGGGTCTGAGATAAGAGGAAGTTTTCTGCTTGAAGTGCCCTCCATGGGATCATATACACTTTGAAATAACCCTAACCCATCACAACCCCTCACATCTAAGAATTTTACGGAGGGGAATTCTAGAGTGAACATTTTAGGACAAGTGATCCGGGGCAAGTCACAGAGTTCCAAATCCTCTAGACAAGGGAACACAAACTTTTCTGTTACAAATGTTGTTTCTTCATGTTCAATAAAGTCTTGCAAATTTTCACAGGTATCTATTTTAAGCTTCTTAAGATCTTTGAGACTTTTTGCAAGGGAAGCAGGAAATAAAGTTTGCAGCTTTGCACAGTCACTAACAACAACCTCTAGTAGATTTTGAAAGATGAGAATTTTGTTTGTGTCCTTTTCCCACACATGCGTCAACTTTGAAAGCCCATTTAAAGTCAATATCTTCAACTGGGATTCTGTTTCCTTAATCTCAGTATcgtcatttatataaaaaattgccTCTATTTGGTCGCTATCTCGTACTTCTAACTCTTTTAAGTTCTTTAAAAGAGCAAGAATAGAAGAGGGAATTGCATATAATAGAGTGCAGTTCTGCAGCTTCAAAGTTTCCAAATTGGCCAACCATTTGTTTTCCATACTAATTTTACAATATAGTTCTGATAGTGTCTGAAGTTGATCAGAATGATAGTCCTTGTCCACGGCTTGAAAAAACTCCTATAAATATCACAAGACGTTTATCATCAGATATATCCATTTCCTGCTCGACTTTGTTTACCTATAAAACATCGCTACAAATCTACAATGGttcttgttttatattctttaaattcACTCAAACAAAGGTTAGCAAATAAATCTTCATGTGATTAAAACACTACAATTTATAGACTCTATTTTGGCTTTTAATCTCCAAGCCTTAAACTCTGTTATCAAGACAAAATTATTACCTATTAACCAATACAATAAACCCATGACACTTGCACTCTAAAACACAGAACTCCTAAACAAATTAACTACCCATAAAAcaacttatttaattttattccatttaagtttacctaacAGTAATTAATTGATTCAGAATCGGGAGTTGTTACCTGTTGCAAGAACACCTTTTCTACTGAAGAGTTAAGATCATGGTAGAAGACCAAGTCATCACTTGAGACGTTTGAAGCTTGAATTCCTCTAAAAGAAGAATTTAGGTGTATCTCTCCTCTAGAGAAAAACTTCATCTTGGGGCACTCCCATATGTCCACTTGCATCAAGGAGGGTACCCGCAAAGTGTCATTGCCTGAATAAAAGCATTCCAAGCTTGATAAAAGATTTAGATCTATGCGCTTTAAATGTTGTAATTTGATCTCTTCTGAGATGTCATCCTCTTTCAAGATTATTGCTTCCATTGACTCACAGTCTTTGACTTGTATATACTCAAGGTTCTCTAACTTATTCACTGCTGATAATGTGAATAAATACTTCAATTCTTGACACCTCTCTATGTATAACTTTTTCACATACGTGAAAGACACTGAAGGAGTAGAATGCACTAATGTTTTCAAATCAGGACAATCGACAACATGTAATTTTTGGAGCTTTTCACTGTCACAAATCACGTTTAACCATGGTGAGTCCTCCGACCCAATGGACTGCAGTTTTGACACACTATCCAGTTTCAATGTTTTCAAGTATGTAAGCACCTTTTTCTCAACAATTTCTGGGATTTGAGTTTGGAATACCTCGAGGCAATTGCAATAGCATATagtcatttttcttaaattggGCATCTTCTGCAGTATTTGAATGGGCAAATCAGGTCTTTCATTCTCATCAACATCAAAGAagaacttaaaataatttaaatatttgaggtTGTTCATAGGTTCTCCCAACTTCTTCCTTAACACCAATATGTGTTTCCAGTCAAGTATCAGTTCCTTAAGGTTGCAAACGTCCTagtgaagaaagaaaatcaaataaaaaagtcaGGACTGTGTATTAAAAGGTGAAAcgtaaaatatatacaaatagggagagagagagagagagagagagagagacagaaAGTGTACATTGCATGTTACTTAGTTACCTTTAGATCAAAGAAAATGGGTTGTCTGTTAGCACTTCCAAATAGCTCCAACTCTGGGCAACTCcacacaaataatttatttaatgccGAGCATTCTAAAGTGAATGATTCTGGGTAGAAGTAAATGAGCTCTGGCAAATCGACAAGACATAGTTTACTTAAGCAAGGGAGCACAAACACCACTGATGTGTCATCTTCCGTTCTAACAATTTCCTGCAATCTATGACAATGTACTATTTGAAGTTCATCAAGCTTCTTAAGATTTTTTGCCAAGGACAAAGGAAACACAGTTTGCAGGTTGTCACATTCACTAATATTGACTAGCTTCAAATTTTGAAAGCTCTCGGTTCCTTTACCGTTTCTTTCCCACACATCCTTAAGTTTCGGTAGCTTTTCTAAAGTCAGTTTGTGCAAGTGAAATGTTGATCCAATACCCTCTTCACCATTCATCTCAAAAATTACCTCTACATTGTTGCAACCTCGTACTTGCAGTTCTTTTAAGCTCCTCAAATAAGGAAGAATATCAGATGGAATTGCACATGGTTGAATTACACAATTCTCAAGTTTCAAAACTTTCAAACTATAAAAGCAACTATTTTGCTTTTGCAGACCAACTCCTCGTTGCCAAGTTTCTTGATGTTCGGGAAGGCTCATCTCCTCCATGCCTTCAAAAAATTTCTGTGAATATATATTGTGTAAGTTCATTGTATAATGACATATCCCACTCAGACGATCACTTTTCATATATTAGCGTTTTTAGGTTACAGATTCTGTAAAAAGACAACTGAagccaaaaacataattatttctcTCATTACCCTCAAattctaacaattttttaagtaatttcgTTGTTTGAAGTGAACttttaaaaagaacaaaatagaaaagaaatttTAGACAAGAAAACATACATAATTACATACCTTTTCCTcgaatattttttgtattgtagCATTTATATCTCCTTCCCAGAAAAATCGTTTGTTCTCTTTTCCGTGTACAACATGTacattttgtaaaattggtGAGCTGGTGACTGTTTCAGAAAATCTATCCATATTATAACATGAGCTCACTACTAATTTCTCCAATGATGGGAATTCAAAGTCACAATCAGAGACACAAAAACTCTTGAGGTTCTTCAGTGAAACAAGCTCTAGGGCTTTCAATTGTTGAAAAACAACTCTATCAGATTTTTCTCCATCCTTTCTTACTATTTCCATCAGGGATTCACATTTCACTACCTTCATGGTGTTAAGCTGAACCAAACTTTTTGCAGTAGATGCTGACATTAGACTTTGCAATCCATCACAATTGACCACTTCTAGATTTGTCAAGCGAGTAAAAGATACAGAGGAAGGTGCTATGGTAATCATACGAGGACAATTCTTTAAAATCAATAACTCTAACCTTTCAAGAATTATGTCTTGTTCAAATCCTATCTCTTCCAGATTCGGCAAGTCTATCAACATCAAGCTTTTCAGATTTGGTACTACTCCCAAGTTTTCAATTTCAGTATCTTCCTTTGGAGGCACTATCTTTTCAAAGAAACAATTATTCAATGATAAACTTTTCAAATTAGGATTTCTATATAGGAAAGAATATAAAATCTCAGTATCTATTAATCTAGACAAGGAAAGCTCTTCTAAGTTATCCCTTCGATGGTTCCTTTTACCCATATAACTGCTTGATGACTTTGCATACCGAGACTCAATTTGCATGGTCTTCAAGTTATTGATAACCTATAATTGACAAAcacataaagaaaaagatgattatattcatataaatgtacagatatttaaataaaagtggaAGATTATGTTTCTAGTGTTGTTTGAAGAGTTGAGTGGCTTAGTACCAGTACCTCTTCAGGAAAGAATACATGTACATGATTTGCTTGTTCATGTTGGGTTCCTTTGTTGAATGGTTCCAGATTGTTACAAAGTTCAATAGACAGCTCTTTCAATGGACATGATAAGTCATAAGCTGTTGGACAGAAGCTCTTAAGTTTTGGCAGTTCTGAAAATTTGATGGTGCTTAGTTTAGGAAAGTTAAATCTGACTCTGACAGTGTTGGTGGCTTCCCTTTCGGCAACAATTTCATTCAATCCATAGCAACCACAAACCACAAGAGATTCAAGATTATCAAGACTATTGGCTACATAAAATGGAAATATATATTCCAAGTTGTCACAATCTTTAGCCAATATCCTCTTCAGATTGTTAAACTTAGGAATCCCTACTTGGTCTTCATTATTCATTTTCCATACAAGCTTCAATTTGGGGAGTGTTTCTAAATGCACATCTTGCAAGTTATTAGCTACATCCCCAACTTTCtcacatatattaaatattgcTTGCATGGACCTGCAATTTGTAACTCTCAAGTTGCATAGTCTCCCAAATATTCTCTCCATTGCATTTTCAAGTTTGTGACACTCCTCAATGATTAGAGTGTCTAGTTTGCTAAAGGAGTCTGAAGGAAGTTTCGGATTCCATATCTTACTCAGACTCTTCATGCTGCGAAGTTTCATATTCTTCAATTTTGGAAAGATGTTGCCCTGTTTTGGTACACAGTAGTCATAAGTTAGTCGAAATTAGATGTCAAATAGAATAACCAAATAAataagcagaaaaaaaaaaaaagtactctGGTTATATAAAGCAATAAAACTCTGAAAATTTGAAATAGACTAAGATATATAGATCTACAAACAAGCAACATTAATTATTGTACCATCTGGAAGTATGATTTTGGGTTAGCAATttcaaatcatataatttaatctaattaaacCGATCTTCTTACCATAATATCTTTCTCTCTATCTTGTTCAGGGAGGAAGATGTTTTTCATCTTCTCACATTCACTTACATAAAGGCTTTGAAGATTCACCAAACACTTGGCCATTGTAGATgacatcaaatattttaatttccaaCAACCATTAACGTCCAAATGTgttaaattttcaaaagatGATCTTTCTGAAGATTGGTCGACACTCCATATTACGTCAATCTGGATCGAGGACAACTCTAGTCTTTGTAATTTTGAAACTCCAACCTGCAAATAGACACACGtgattagtatataaaaaaactaagtTGATTATGACTTtctaaaaatgtgaaaaaataagttttagttcaaaaagataaagaaatttaGAGGATAACTTTAAGCGCACCTTTTCATGGAAGAGTTTTCTTTCCTCTCCTTCTATGTGAGGAATAGCATCAAGCCCAATGAATTCAGATAAAGATTGTAGCTTCAAATAACGTAATTCAGGAAGCATAAGAAGCTCAATATTTTCAAAGTTGTTTGGTGGTCCCACATTGATAATTTCCTTCAAAGAGTTACATTCAGAAACTTCAATTGTTTCAAGAACTTTCAAAAGTCCAACCACGGAAATTGAGAATACATTCTTCAATTCACCACATAGATTGATCTTGATGACTTTCAATTTACCAAAGGAGGGTTCTGAAAGTTTACAAGAGCATAATTCATCCATCTTGAGATTATAGAGACATAATGACTCCAATTTTGGAAAAGCTTTCTCAGGATGTTGCCTGTCCTTTGGATGGATGAGAGATTGAATGGTAGAATTATTTACAATCCACAAATGTTTAAGATATGGAAATCCTTTTAAATTCAATCTATAAAAGAGGTCGTGGACAATATTATGGGCTTCACGAGCACTAGTGGGCTTTTCATGGACAGTATTAAGTTCTAGAAACAAATTTTCAACTCCTTCAAACAACATTTTGATCTCCTTTAAGGAATGAATATCACATCCATTTTTCAATTGTACTGCCAAAAATTTCAATGTTTCATATTTCTCTGGCATTTGGAAACCGGTATCTGAAAATGAACTTAAATCTCCAATAACAATCTTGTAATTATCTAACTTGTCAAAAAACAAATTCTTTGGCAAATTCGAAACATTTGGGATTTGTATGTCCAAAGTTGTCAATTgattcaaatgttttaagtcAGAAAGAAGAGCTATTTGACTTTGACGAGTTTGTTCTTCATCCTTCAATTGAATCAAGGTATTTCTCATATACAACTCCTCTAGACTTACCAAGCTAGATACGACACCATGCggaatatttttaagtttagagCAATTACTTATGTCAAATATTTGTAGCCTTTTTAACTCATTCAACTCATATGGCAGACTTTTGATATCAGATCCTGAAAAACTAAGAACTCTTAACCTTTTCATCTCTCCTACGATGGATAATTCTTCATCGAGCATGCAACATTGCTCCAAAGAAAGCATTCTAAGTTTATGCAAGGATGAAATTGAAGAATCAATGAGGGGCAATTGAATACCAATCAATATCAACACTCTAAGTTCTTTCATTCCTTTGAAGAAGTTtttgggtattttcagatgtgGAATATTATTGACAATTTGAAGGACTCTAAGTCTTGGGTAATTTAACCTCCCAGGAAAATCATCAACAAAGTCACAATGATGTAAGGAAAGTGCAACATACCTTTGAAGTTTTTCTGGCCATTCATCTACCTTTCCCTTTGTCATTGTAAACAAATGATTTTCCTTATATGCTATGGACAAAGCTGCTCTGCGAACAGTATCTGGCATGGTAAAATGGTCACTTGAATAACTGTCAGACAATAGACCTGACTCTTTTAACTTTGCAACCAACGTATATACCCTGTCTCTAGTTTCTCTTGCTGTGTTGAATCCTCGGAGAGAACCAAAACCAATACAATATTTCACCAAGTCCACAATCAATGCATCATGACCCATGCGAGCACAAAGCAGGAATATGTGCTTGAGTTCCTCATCTTCTAAAAGTTCATAGCTCAACTTCGTAGAATATTCAGGTGCTCCAGTTAAGTTTTGAGATTCAAGTTTTCGATTAGTTTCTTCCCATACAGAAAGACTCTTATTTTTCAATGCCCTTGCAGTGGTAACTATTGTCATCGGCAATCCTTTACACTTGCTGGCAATTTGAGCTCCTAATTTGTCATATTCAAAACTCTTACCACTTATTCCTGCCTTTTTCTTAAACAACATCTCTGCTTCCTTCTCCTTTAAGACTTCCACGGGGAAGATACTCTCTTCTTTCCCTTCCATTTGACTTAACAACACTTGTTTTATTTCAgaaatcatcaaaatcttgcacCCTTTGTACTGAGGAACAATATTTTCTGCTTTCACTCGACCAAAAGCATCAATAGGTGATTTTCCTTCATTGACATTCTTAAAACCACCACCAAGGACCTCTCCTTTCTTGACATTCTTAGAACCATCAACATCGTGTGACCTTCCTTTTTTAAAACTCGCTGAACCATCAAGGATGGGGGATTTTCCATCACTGACATTCTTCAAGCTATATACATCAGGGGATTTTCCTTGGATATTTTTTACGCCATCTTCTTTTTCTAATTCATATGGAATCCCTAGCAAGTCAAAGTTCACTTCTTCCCAAAGATCGTCTAGGATTATCAGCGTGCTCTTATTCTCATTATTCAATATCTGGTGTATCCTAGCAGCTCTTGCAATGTCACTTTCCTCCTCCAATACAACCCCCAACATATCAGCAATTTGTCCTTGGATTTTTCTTATATCAGGGTTTTTTGTCACACTTGCCATGGTCACCACTTCAAACATCTTATCTTTCAAAGCTTTTTTCACAACTTCTTTCACTAAAGTAGTCTTGCCAACGCCACTCAACCCATGAAGACCGATCATTCTAACACCTGGCTTTTGGAATTCATCAGCGATCTTTTTCACAGTGTCATTCCTTGATGAATAGCTTTCATAACCAAGGTTAGAAAAAAAGGCTGCCATGGAGGGAGGGCCAGACCAATAAGATAAAATGTCAAACTTTGCATCTTGTAGTAACCCATTTGCCTGCTTTGTTATATCATTTGCTTTTCTACTTCGACGATACCTTATACCTGGCTTCGGAAGGTAACCACtgtcaaaaaaatcaaacaatgcACATTTATGGCATATTTCATCCTCGTTGAAAACCCTATATTCGAGAATAAGTTTATCCACCCTCTCCATCCATTCTTTAACTTCAATGTGAATTCTTCTACCATGTCGACGTTCTTCCTCATCCGTTGTATGCCGAATAGCATCTCTCTTGTTCTTGAGCCTCTCAACAACATCTTTTACTTCATCAAATCTTGCCTTGTACAAGTCCAATTGAATGAATTGCTTCTTTAGCCATAGCTTTGCTCGAGGCGACAATGTCAAGAAATGAAAACACGCTATTAGAGCAGCCATGCCATGTCAACTACATCTTTTCTGCATGCATACAAGTAAATCATAGAGTAATATTAGTTATGAGAGGGTATAGTTGAAGGtaactaattaataatattagatgagagattttttttgtaaattctaGTTTATGTCCATgctcttttatcatttttatcttataaacataatttattttattaatttagtaatttataaatattactcaccataaatattagaaaaattattaattataataattaatagaatataattattttatgtatatgcAATCAATGTTGctaaaaccacaaatttcagtACTTCAAGTTA
Coding sequences:
- the LOC114165560 gene encoding uncharacterized protein LOC114165560 yields the protein MAALIACFHFLTLSPRAKLWLKKQFIQLDLYKARFDEVKDVVERLKNKRDAIRHTTDEEERRHGRRIHIEVKEWMERVDKLILEYRVFNEDEICHKCALFDFFDSGYLPKPGIRYRRSRKANDITKQANGLLQDAKFDILSYWSGPPSMAAFFSNLGYESYSSRNDTVKKIADEFQKPGVRMIGLHGLSGVGKTTLVKEVVKKALKDKMFEVVTMASVTKNPDIRKIQGQIADMLGVVLEEESDIARAARIHQILNNENKSTLIILDDLWEEVNFDLLGIPYELEKEDGVKNIQGKSPDVYSLKNVSDGKSPILDGSASFKKGRSHDVDGSKNVKKGEVLGGGFKNVNEGKSPIDAFGRVKAENIVPQYKGCKILMISEIKQVLLSQMEGKEESIFPVEVLKEKEAEMLFKKKAGISGKSFEYDKLGAQIASKCKGLPMTIVTTARALKNKSLSVWEETNRKLESQNLTGAPEYSTKLSYELLEDEELKHIFLLCARMGHDALIVDLVKYCIGFGSLRGFNTARETRDRVYTLVAKLKESGLLSDSYSSDHFTMPDTVRRAALSIAYKENHLFTMTKGKVDEWPEKLQRYVALSLHHCDFVDDFPGRLNYPRLRVLQIVNNIPHLKIPKNFFKGMKELRVLILIGIQLPLIDSSISSLHKLRMLSLEQCCMLDEELSIVGEMKRLRVLSFSGSDIKSLPYELNELKRLQIFDISNCSKLKNIPHGVVSSLVSLEELYMRNTLIQLKDEEQTRQSQIALLSDLKHLNQLTTLDIQIPNVSNLPKNLFFDKLDNYKIVIGDLSSFSDTGFQMPEKYETLKFLAVQLKNGCDIHSLKEIKMLFEGVENLFLELNTVHEKPTSAREAHNIVHDLFYRLNLKGFPYLKHLWIVNNSTIQSLIHPKDRQHPEKAFPKLESLCLYNLKMDELCSCKLSEPSFGKLKVIKINLCGELKNVFSISVVGLLKVLETIEVSECNSLKEIINVGPPNNFENIELLMLPELRYLKLQSLSEFIGLDAIPHIEGEERKLFHEKVGVSKLQRLELSSIQIDVIWSVDQSSERSSFENLTHLDVNGCWKLKYLMSSTMAKCLVNLQSLYVSECEKMKNIFLPEQDREKDIMGNIFPKLKNMKLRSMKSLSKIWNPKLPSDSFSKLDTLIIEECHKLENAMERIFGRLCNLRVTNCRSMQAIFNICEKVGDVANNLQDVHLETLPKLKLVWKMNNEDQVGIPKFNNLKRILAKDCDNLEYIFPFYVANSLDNLESLVVCGCYGLNEIVAEREATNTVRVRFNFPKLSTIKFSELPKLKSFCPTAYDLSCPLKELSIELCNNLEPFNKGTQHEQANHVHVFFPEEVLVINNLKTMQIESRYAKSSSSYMGKRNHRRDNLEELSLSRLIDTEILYSFLYRNPNLKSLSLNNCFFEKIVPPKEDTEIENLGVVPNLKSLMLIDLPNLEEIGFEQDIILERLELLILKNCPRMITIAPSSVSFTRLTNLEVVNCDGLQSLMSASTAKSLVQLNTMKVVKCESLMEIVRKDGEKSDRVVFQQLKALELVSLKNLKSFCVSDCDFEFPSLEKLVVSSCYNMDRFSETVTSSPILQNVHVVHGKENKRFFWEGDINATIQKIFEEKKFFEGMEEMSLPEHQETWQRGVGLQKQNSCFYSLKVLKLENCVIQPCAIPSDILPYLRSLKELQVRGCNNVEVIFEMNGEEGIGSTFHLHKLTLEKLPKLKDVWERNGKGTESFQNLKLVNISECDNLQTVFPLSLAKNLKKLDELQIVHCHRLQEIVRTEDDTSVVFVLPCLSKLCLVDLPELIYFYPESFTLECSALNKLFVWSCPELELFGSANRQPIFFDLKDVCNLKELILDWKHILVLRKKLGEPMNNLKYLNYFKFFFDVDENERPDLPIQILQKMPNLRKMTICYCNCLEVFQTQIPEIVEKKVLTYLKTLKLDSVSKLQSIGSEDSPWLNVICDSEKLQKLHVVDCPDLKTLVHSTPSVSFTYVKKLYIERCQELKYLFTLSAVNKLENLEYIQVKDCESMEAIILKEDDISEEIKLQHLKRIDLNLLSSLECFYSGNDTLRVPSLMQVDIWECPKMKFFSRGEIHLNSSFRGIQASNVSSDDLVFYHDLNSSVEKVFLQQEFFQAVDKDYHSDQLQTLSELYCKISMENKWLANLETLKLQNCTLLYAIPSSILALLKNLKELEVRDSDQIEAIFYINDDTEIKETESQLKILTLNGLSKLTHVWEKDTNKILIFQNLLEVVVSDCAKLQTLFPASLAKSLKDLKKLKIDTCENLQDFIEHEETTFVTEKFVFPCLEDLELCDLPRITCPKMFTLEFPSVKFLDVRGCDGLGLFQSVYDPMEGTSSRKLPLISDPNVISNLEKLTLDCKQILALSLWFKSQKSIERLTNLNSISLCFFRAKENEMPMLPVEILKAPNLIEMDISSCVSLKNFLAKNPKIGEEEMLGKLTIVKLCNVSTTQLFELEYSSSLNIFERLHKLFVSDSHYLTTLGVHFTSTVSFSCLKEVNIYKCQKLKYLFTSSAAKMLMNLEEISVVECESLTEIVVKEGYTTSEAINFERLHSIYLQSLTSLVCFYSGSDTLQLSSLKIVTIWRCPNMEIFSQGIESLNGITLSTDLEPDDLPSPQDLNTRIKGISQRKEFIEAVDKKCFSYYLELQEDPHCKFGLQNQWLRDLVTLKLQKCTLPCAIPSAILALLKSLKELEVRDSNTVEVLFNMNDTEITPMASQLKMLTLEKLSKMRRVWEKRKNGVVIFPNLQEVIVRSCENLQTLFPASLAKNLKSLKTLEIHNCDKFHEIVEKEEDTEAKFALPCLEMLDLYSLPQLTCFYAQTFTLEGPALNKISVVKCGKLELFTSVNRKPLISSLEVISNLRKLNLDWKQIMALRARFRSEKFTRVFKFVTEMKLALDGNVSEMPIVLNEILHTTPNLIKMTMFIYNCNSTEIFLAQNYKIVEDGMLLNLRMLTLSHVSTIRSIQTQNSSWLNTICEKVHELTVFRCHHVETIGVHSTSTMSFSFLKKLYAYRCPQLRYLFTSSVAKKLVNLKEIRVTECKSLKEIVSKEGDEHEQKGEGEDEDENEMITMKLEILTLISLGKFERFYSGSSTLNVPFLRRVRVDKCFHTKIFRHRDKLRPEVSVVIDEIRRKGDTKALIMQQFEEEAS